TTGGCGACTTTCTGGCCATCGGCGTGATCGGCGGCCCGGATCGCGTCAAGCAAGGCTTCAAGGCGCTGGCCGAAGCCACCGAGGCGGACGAATTCATGCTGGTGAGCGATGTCTACGACCCCGAATTGCGACTGCGCTCGCTGGAGATCGCCGCAGCTGCCGCGAAAGGCTGAGCCCGCATCGGGCATACAACTGTTTTTCGCGCCACGGGAAAGGCGAACGGGTTTTGACCCGGCAACCGGCTACCATCAGGGCATTGGCGTCATGTCGCATTCGCAGTGATCGAGGCATGGCGCAGCCGAACCTTGAAAACAACGCATGCCCGCCTTTTCCTTTGAAGCACTGGACGCCGCCGGCCAGACCCGCAAAGGCACGATCGACGCCGACAGCCCCAAGGCCGCCCGCAGCCTGCTGCGCGCACAGGCGCTTGTGCCCTTGGCCGTGGAAGTGCTGGCCTCGAACACGTCCACCGGCCAGGCGCCCTCGCTCAGCCAGCGCCTGCTCACGCGGCCGGTGTTCAACTCCACGCAGCTCGCCATCTGGACGCGCCAGCTCGCAGGGCTGATCACCTCCGGCCTTCCGCTGGAACGCGCCTTGAGCGCACTGTCCGAAGAAGCCGACACCGAGCGCCAGCACCATCTGGTCGCCGCGCTGCGGGCCGAGGTGAACGCCGGTTCGACCTTCGCCAAGGCGCTGTCGCAGCATCCGCGCGAGTTCTCCGACATCTTCTGCGCGGTGATCGGCGCAGGCGAGCAAAGCGGTCATCTCGGCGAGGTGCTCGACAAGCTGGCCGACGATCTGGAGCAGCGCCAGGCCCTGCGCGCCAAGCTCATCGGCGCGTCGCTCTACCCCGCCATCGTGACCTGCGTGGCCATCGTCATCGTGCTGTTTCTGGTCGGCTATGTTGTGCCGCAGGTGGCCAACGTGTTCGCTGGTACCAAGCGCGCGCTGCCGTTTCTGACCGTGGTGATGCTCAAGCTCAGCGACCTGGTGCGCAACTACGGCTGGCTGATGCTCGGCGTGGTGATTCTGTTCGCGATCTTCATGCGCACCGCGCTTTCACGTCCCGCGTTTCGCGCCACTTTTGACGCCTGGTGGCTGAACCTGCCCATCATCGGCAAGCTCGCACGCGGCTACAACGCAGCGCGTTTTGCGGGCACGCTCGCCATGCTCGCGGGTGCTGGTGTTCCCATTCTGAAAGCCCTGCAGGCCGCCGCCGAAACCCTCAACAACCGCGCCATGCGTGCCGATGCGCTCGACGCGCTGGTGCTGGTGCGCGAAGGCGCGCCGCTGGCCTCCGCGATTTCGCAGAAGAAGCGCTTTCCCGGCCTCGTCTCGATGTTCGCGCGCTTGGGCGAGCAGACCGGCCAACTGCCCTTGATGCTGCAGCGCGCGGCCAATCAGCTCTCCACCGAAGTGCAGCGCCGCGCCATGCAGCTCGCCACGATTCTGGAGCCGCTGCTCATCGTGGCCATGGGCCTGATCGTCATGCTGATCGTGCTGGCCGTGCTCATGCCCATCATCCAGCTCAACCAGTTCGTCAAGTAATCCACGCAACCCTACGAAAACACGCCATGCCCGTCACGCTGGATGATCAACTGGTGGTCGCGATTTCCTCGCGCGCGCTGTTCGATTTCGAAGAAGAGAACCGCCTCTTCGACGCCGAAAATCCGCAGGCCTACATGCAACTTCAACTGCAGCGGCTGGACGAGCCCGCGCGGCCCGGCGTGGCGTTTTCGCTGGTCAAGAAGCTGCTTGCATTCAACAGCGACGGCAAGCAGCGCGTCGAAGTCGTGATGCTCTCGCGCAATGATCCGGTCAGCGGCATGCGCATTTTCCGCTCGACTCAGGCCGCGCACATTCCGCTGCAGCGCGGCGTGTTCACGCAAGGCGGCGCACCGTTCAAATACCTGCGGCCACTGGGTGCGCATCTGTTTCTGTCGGCCAACGCGCAGGACGTGACGCAGGCCCTGCGCCTCGGTCATCCCGCCGCCCATGTGTTCACCGACTCGGTACGCGCCAGCAACTCGCATCCCACCGAAGTGCGCATTGCCTTCGACGGCGACGCCGTGCTGTTCTCCGACGAGGCCGAGCAGGTCTATCAACGCGACGGCCTCGAAGCCTTTCAGCGCCACGAAAAGGACAAGGCGTCCCAGCCCCTGCCCGAAGGTCCGTTCAAACCATTGCTCGCCGCGCTGCACCGACTGCAGCAGGCGGGCAACCACGGCATGCGCATCCGCACCGCGCTGGTCACCGCACGCAGCGCTCCGGCACACGAGCGCGCGATCCGCACCTTGATGGACTGGAACATTCAGGTCGATGAGGCCATGTTCCTCGGCGGCCTGGAAAAAGGCCCGTTCCTGCGCGAGTTCGAGCCCGACTTCTTTTTCGACGACCAGACCGGTCATGTCGAATCCGCCGCGCGCCACGTGCCTGCCGGTCATGTGAGCAGCGGCATCGCCAACAGCTGACGCATCGCGCAAAAGAAAAATGGGGCCGCGATGACGGCCCCATTTTCACATTCAGCGAATCCCGAAAATCAGAGGAATCGGCTGAGCAACTTTCTGGAATGCTTGTCCAGCGCGCCCGAATCCCGCACACGGAACTGCAGGCCGTCGCTTGCCGTGATCAGCAGGTGCGTGCGGCCTTCGAGCTTGCGGATGTCTTCTTCAGCCTTGAGCACCAGATCGAACGGGCCGCGATCGGTCTCCACGGTCCAGGTGCTGGGCGTGGCGAAGGTCGATACCTTGACCAGCTTCTGGATGGTCGGCACGAATTCACGCGCGGCGAGTTCTTCTTCGATGAGCTGGCGCTGATCGGCGGAGAGCTGATCCATGCGGTCGATCCACACGATCTCGTGGCCGTCGGTGCCGAACAGCGACAGACCTTCGTCGGGCGCACTGATCGGGAAGGAGCGCACGGGCAACACGCCCACATGCTCCACGCCGTCCGAGGCCAGGCGCAGTGTGAGGCGGCCGTGCGGGTTGCGCGCGAGTTGGAAGGCGACGTTCGTTGGAGTCTGGCTGTGCAATGACATATCTGGTTCTGCTCTCTTGTCTTTGTGCGCTCAGGCGTGAACAGCGGGCTTGCTGTCGGCTGCGGCCTTGTTCGCCACGCGCGATGCGGCGTCGATCACCACACCAGCGGCTTCGGCGTCTTCCTCGGCACGGCGCGCCTGCGCCATGTACAGACGCCAGTACGCGCCTTCCTTGGCCATGAGTTCGTCGTGCGGACCGACTTCGACGATCTCGCCACGATCCATCACGACCAGACGGTCAGCCTTGCGCAGCGTGGACAGGCGGTGGGCGATCGCAATCGTCGTGCGGCCTTGCACCAGATTGTCGAGCGCCTTCTGGATCTCCTTTTCGGTTTCCGTGTCCACCGCCGAAGTCGCTTCGTCGAGGATCAGGATGCGCGGGTCGATCAGCAGCGCGCGCGCAATCGAGATGCGCTGGCGCTCGCCGCCCGACAGGCCCTGGCCACGTTCGCCCACGAGCGAGTCGTAGCCGTGCGGCAGTCGCAGAATGAACTCATGCGCGTGCGCGGCGCGTGCAGCAGCAACGATTTCTTCGCGCGTGGCTTCCGGCTTGCCGTAGGCGATGTTCTCGGCGATGGTGCCGAAGAACAGGAAGGGCTCCTGCAGCACCAGGCCGATGTTGCGGCGGAAATCCGACACGGAGATGCGGCGCAGGTCCACGCCGTCAAGCTGGATCGAGCCTTCGCTCACATCGTAGAAACGGCAGATCAGATTGACCAGCGTGCTCTTGCCCGAGCCGCTGTGGCCGACCAGACCGATCATCTCGCCGGGCTTGATCTGCAGGTCCAGATGCTTGATGACCGAGCGGCTGCCGTAGCGAAAGCTCACGTCTTCCATGGTCAGCGAACCCTTGACGTTGGCGGGCAGGCGCACCGGGTTCTGTGGATCGGGCACGTTGCTCACGTGGTCGAGGATGTCGAAGATGCGCTTGGCGCCCGCCGCCGCCTTTTGCGTGACGGAGACGATGCGGCTCATCGAATCGAGGCGGCTGTAGAAGCGGCCGATGTAGGCGATGAAGGCAGTGAGCACACCGACGGTGATGCTGCCGCCCGCCACCAGCCAGATGCCGAAGCCCCAGACGATCAGCAGACCGACTTCGGTCAGAAAAGTGACGGTGGGGGTGAACAGCGACCAGGTCTTGTTCACGCGGTCGTTGGCTTCCAGATTGGCCTTGTTGGCGTCGGAAAAGCGGTCGGACTCGCGCTGCTCCTGAGCGAAGGCCTTGACCACGCGGATGCCGGGGATGGTGTCGGCCAGCACGTTGGTCACTTCGGACCAGACGCGGTCGATCTTCTCGAAGCCGGTGCGCAGGCGCTCGCGCACCATGTGGATCATCCACGCGATGAACGGCAACGGCACCAGCGTAGCGAGGGCCAGCCACGGGTTGATCGAGAAGAGGATCGTCGCCGTCATCAGCATCATCAGCACGTCGGTGGCG
This genomic stretch from Diaphorobacter sp. HDW4B harbors:
- the gspF gene encoding type II secretion system inner membrane protein GspF; translation: MPAFSFEALDAAGQTRKGTIDADSPKAARSLLRAQALVPLAVEVLASNTSTGQAPSLSQRLLTRPVFNSTQLAIWTRQLAGLITSGLPLERALSALSEEADTERQHHLVAALRAEVNAGSTFAKALSQHPREFSDIFCAVIGAGEQSGHLGEVLDKLADDLEQRQALRAKLIGASLYPAIVTCVAIVIVLFLVGYVVPQVANVFAGTKRALPFLTVVMLKLSDLVRNYGWLMLGVVILFAIFMRTALSRPAFRATFDAWWLNLPIIGKLARGYNAARFAGTLAMLAGAGVPILKALQAAAETLNNRAMRADALDALVLVREGAPLASAISQKKRFPGLVSMFARLGEQTGQLPLMLQRAANQLSTEVQRRAMQLATILEPLLIVAMGLIVMLIVLAVLMPIIQLNQFVK
- a CDS encoding DUF1854 domain-containing protein translates to MSLHSQTPTNVAFQLARNPHGRLTLRLASDGVEHVGVLPVRSFPISAPDEGLSLFGTDGHEIVWIDRMDQLSADQRQLIEEELAAREFVPTIQKLVKVSTFATPSTWTVETDRGPFDLVLKAEEDIRKLEGRTHLLITASDGLQFRVRDSGALDKHSRKLLSRFL
- a CDS encoding 5'-nucleotidase; this translates as MPVTLDDQLVVAISSRALFDFEEENRLFDAENPQAYMQLQLQRLDEPARPGVAFSLVKKLLAFNSDGKQRVEVVMLSRNDPVSGMRIFRSTQAAHIPLQRGVFTQGGAPFKYLRPLGAHLFLSANAQDVTQALRLGHPAAHVFTDSVRASNSHPTEVRIAFDGDAVLFSDEAEQVYQRDGLEAFQRHEKDKASQPLPEGPFKPLLAALHRLQQAGNHGMRIRTALVTARSAPAHERAIRTLMDWNIQVDEAMFLGGLEKGPFLREFEPDFFFDDQTGHVESAARHVPAGHVSSGIANS
- a CDS encoding ABC transporter ATP-binding protein; this translates as MNTPAGQQVRAKLGTDENVLAALEVDLTPDLRFENGLLALTQQRFIFRNAEGVIRDWPIEQGMSLRLLDHGGVGTLELHDSDKRHELWRFTLGHHPQALTLIQKYDKIERRLQALRDGSTIPPELEDDETLCPTCHTPLPPDSEECPACARQQAPQTSTWVLLRLWRFAKPYKNQLLLGFLLTLAATGAQLVAPYLTIPIMDKILIPFQNGEKIDPSLVTLYLGGLLASAVVAWILGWARTFVLAKVSERIGSGLRTSTYDHLLKLSLDYYGSKRTGDLMARIGTETDRINLFLSLNALDFATDVLMMLMTATILFSINPWLALATLVPLPFIAWMIHMVRERLRTGFEKIDRVWSEVTNVLADTIPGIRVVKAFAQEQRESDRFSDANKANLEANDRVNKTWSLFTPTVTFLTEVGLLIVWGFGIWLVAGGSITVGVLTAFIAYIGRFYSRLDSMSRIVSVTQKAAAGAKRIFDILDHVSNVPDPQNPVRLPANVKGSLTMEDVSFRYGSRSVIKHLDLQIKPGEMIGLVGHSGSGKSTLVNLICRFYDVSEGSIQLDGVDLRRISVSDFRRNIGLVLQEPFLFFGTIAENIAYGKPEATREEIVAAARAAHAHEFILRLPHGYDSLVGERGQGLSGGERQRISIARALLIDPRILILDEATSAVDTETEKEIQKALDNLVQGRTTIAIAHRLSTLRKADRLVVMDRGEIVEVGPHDELMAKEGAYWRLYMAQARRAEEDAEAAGVVIDAASRVANKAAADSKPAVHA